One window of the Sporomusaceae bacterium genome contains the following:
- a CDS encoding acyl-CoA dehydrogenase codes for MNFILTPEQEDIRKMVREFAAKSVAPTAAERDEKELFPRDIFDQMGQLGLLGLPYPEEYGGAGSDYVSYAIAVEEISRVCASTGIGLSVHVSLCSGPIMLYGTEEQKQKFLRPLAEGSKLGAFGLTEPNAGTDAANGSSTAVKDGDSYVLNGTKVFNTNGGEAEIYLFFAATDKALGPKGMSCFIVEKGTPGFSFGKKEVKMGIRSSVQRELIFENCRVPAANLLGKEGDGFKIAMGALDSGRIGVAAQATGIAQGALDEAIKYSKQRVQFGKPISTFQAVNFMLADMATKVEAARLLTYQAAFKRSNGMPYAKEAAMAKMFASDAAMAVTTDAVQVFGGYGFSREYPVERMMRDAKITQIYEGTNQAQRMVIAGNILR; via the coding sequence ATGAATTTCATCCTGACCCCGGAACAAGAAGACATCCGTAAGATGGTGCGCGAGTTCGCCGCCAAGTCGGTGGCGCCGACGGCGGCCGAACGCGACGAGAAGGAGCTTTTCCCGCGGGATATTTTCGATCAGATGGGCCAGCTCGGCCTGCTCGGTCTGCCGTACCCCGAAGAATACGGCGGCGCGGGCAGCGACTATGTGAGCTACGCGATCGCGGTCGAGGAGATTTCGCGGGTGTGCGCCTCGACAGGCATCGGCCTGTCGGTGCATGTGTCGCTGTGCTCCGGGCCGATCATGCTCTACGGGACCGAGGAGCAGAAGCAGAAGTTCCTGCGCCCGCTGGCCGAAGGCAGCAAGCTGGGGGCGTTCGGCCTGACCGAGCCCAACGCCGGCACGGACGCGGCCAACGGCTCGAGCACGGCGGTCAAGGACGGCGACAGTTATGTGCTGAACGGCACCAAGGTGTTCAACACGAACGGCGGCGAGGCCGAGATTTACCTGTTCTTCGCCGCGACCGACAAGGCGCTCGGGCCTAAGGGGATGAGCTGCTTTATCGTCGAGAAGGGCACCCCCGGCTTTTCCTTCGGCAAGAAGGAGGTTAAGATGGGTATCCGCTCGTCGGTGCAGCGCGAGCTAATCTTCGAGAACTGCCGTGTGCCGGCCGCCAATCTGCTGGGCAAGGAGGGCGACGGCTTCAAGATCGCGATGGGGGCTCTGGACAGCGGCCGCATCGGCGTGGCCGCCCAGGCGACGGGCATCGCCCAGGGGGCGCTGGACGAGGCGATCAAGTACTCGAAGCAGCGTGTGCAGTTCGGCAAGCCGATCTCGACCTTCCAGGCGGTCAACTTCATGCTGGCCGATATGGCGACCAAGGTCGAGGCGGCGAGGCTGCTGACCTATCAGGCGGCGTTCAAGCGGTCGAACGGCATGCCGTACGCCAAGGAGGCGGCGATGGCGAAGATGTTCGCGTCGGATGCGGCGATGGCGGTGACGACGGACGCGGTGCAGGTGTTCGGCGGCTACGGCTTCAGCCGCGAGTATCCGGTGGAGCGGATGATGCGCGACGCCAAGATCACGCAGATCTACGAGGGCACCAATCAGGCGCAGCGGATGGTCATCGCCGGCAATATCCTGCGGTAA